Proteins co-encoded in one Setaria viridis chromosome 9, Setaria_viridis_v4.0, whole genome shotgun sequence genomic window:
- the LOC117838151 gene encoding sucrose synthase 2, with amino-acid sequence MGEAAGDRVLSRLHSVRERIGDSLSAHPNELVAVFTRLKNLGKGMLQPHQIIAEYNSAIPEAEREKLKDGAFEDVLRAAQEAIVIPPWVALAIRPRPGVWEYVRVNVSELAVEELRVPEYLQFKEQLVEEGPNNNFVLELDFEPFNASFPRPSLSKSIGNGVQFLNRHLSSKLFHDKESMYPLLNFLRAHNYKGMTMMLNDRIRSLSALQGALRKAEEHLSSLPADTPYSDFHHRFQELGLEKGWGDCAKRAQETIHLLLDLLEAPDPSTLEKFLGTIPMVFNVVILSPHGYFAQANVLGYPDTGGQVVYILDQVRAMENEMLLRIKQCGLDITPKILIVTRLLPDATGTTCGQRLEKVLGTEHCHILRVPFRTENGIVRKWISRFEVWPYLETYTDDVAHEIAGELQANPDLIIGNYSDGNLVACLLAHKMGVTHCTIAHALEKTKYPNSDLYWKKFEDHYHFSCQFTTDLIAMNHADFIITSTFQEIAGNKDTVGQYESHMAFTMPGLYRVVHGIDVFDPKFNIVSPGADMSIYFPYTESHKRLTSLHPEIEELLYSQTENNEHKFVLNDRNKPIIFSMARLDRVKNLTGLVELYGRNKRLQELVNLVVVCGDHGNPSKDKEEQAEFKKMFDLIEQYNLNGHIRWISAQMNRVRNGELYRYICDTQGAFVQPAFYEAFGLTVVEAMTCGLPTFATAYGGPAEIIVHGVSGYHIDPYQGDKASALLVDFFEKCKEDSSHWSKISQGGLQRIEEKYTWKLYSERLMTLTGVYGFWKYVSNLERRETRRYLEMLYALKYRTMASTVPLAVEGEPSSK; translated from the exons ATGGGGGAAGCTGCCGGCGACCGTGTCTTGAGCCGCCTCCACAGCGTCAGGGAGCGCATCGGCGACTCCCTCTCCGCTCATCCCAATGAGCTCGTCGCCGTCTTCACCAG GCTGAAAAACCTTGGAAAGGGCATGCTGCAGCCCCACCAGATCATTGCTGAGTACAACAGCGCTATCCCTGAGGCTGAGCGCGAGAAGCTGAAGGATGGTGCCTTCGAGGATGTCCTGAGGGCAGCTCAG GAAGCAATTGTTATTCCCCCATGGGTTGCACTTGCCATCCGCCCCAGGCCTGGTGTCTGGGAGTATGTGAGGGTCAATGTCAGCGAGCTCGCTGTTGAGGAGCTGAGAGTCCCTGAGTACCTGCAGTTCAAGGAACAGCTTGTGGAAGAAGG CCCCAACAACAACTTTGTTCTTGAACTGGACTTTGAGCCATTCAATGCGTCCTTCCCCCGTCCTTCTCTGTCCAAGTCCATTGGCAATGGTGTGCAGTTCCTCAACAGGCACCTGTCGTCAAAGCTATTCCATGACAAGGAGAGCATGTACCCCCTGCTCAACTTCCTTCGTGCCCACAACTACAAGGGCATG ACCATGATGTTGAACGACAGAATCCGCAGTCTCAGTGCTCTCCAAGGCGCTCTGAGGAAGGCTGAGGAGCATCTGTCCAGCCTTCCAGCTGATACCCCATACTCTGACTTCCACCACAG GTTCCAGGAACTTGGTCTGGAGAAGGGTTGGGGTGACTGCGCTAAGCGTGCCCAGGAGACTATTCACCTCCTCTTGGACCTGCTTGAGGCCCCTGATCCGTCTACCCTGGAGAAGTTCCTTGGGACGATTCCCATGGTGTTCAATGTTGTTATCCTCTCCCCTCATGGTTACTTCGCTCAAGCTAATGTCTTGGGTTACCCTGACACTGGAGGCCAG GTTGTCTACATTTTGGATCAAGTCCGTGCTATGGAGAATGAAATGCTGCTGAGGATCAAGCAGTGCGGTCTTGACATCACACCAAAGATCCTTATC GTCACCAGGTTGCTCCCTGATGCAACTGGCACCACCTGTGGCCAGCGTCTTGAGAAGGTCCTTGGCACTGAGCACTGCCATATCCTTCGTGTGCCATTCAGAACTGAGAATGGAATTGTTCGCAAGTGGATCTCGCGTTTCGAAGTCTGGCCATACCTGGAGACTTACACCGAT GATGTCGCGCACGAGATTGCTGGAGAGCTCCAGGCCAATCCTGACCTGATCATTGGAAACTACAGTGATGGAAACCTTGTTGCTTGTTTGCTTGCCCACAAGATGGGCGTTACTCAC TGTACCATTGCCCATGCACTTGAGAAAACTAAGTACCCTAACTCTGACCTCTACTGGAAGAAGTTCGAGGACCACTACCACTTCTCGTGCCAATTCACCACTGACTTGATTGCCATGAACCACGCTGACTTCATTATTACCAGTACCTTCCAAGAGATTGCTGGAAA CAAGGACACTGTTGGCCAGTATGAGTCCCACATGGCCTTCACAATGCCTGGTCTGTACCGTGTTGTCCACGGTATTGATGTGTTTGACCCGAAGTTCAACATTGTCTCACCTGGTGCGGACATGTCCATCTACTTCCCTTACACCGAGTCACACAAGAGGCTGACCTCCCTCCACCCTGAGATTGAGGAGCTCCTCTACAGCCAAACGGAGAACAACGAGCACAA GTTTGTGCTGAACGACAGGAACAAGCCCATCATCTTCTCCATGGCTCGTCTTGACCGCGTCAAGAACTTGACTGGTCTGGTTGAGCTGTACGGCCGGAACAAGCGGCTGCAGGAGTTGGTTAACCTTGTGGTTGTCTGCGGTGACCACGGCAACCCTTCCAAGGACAAGGAGGAGCAGGCTGAGTTCAAGAAGATGTTTGACCTTATCGAGCAGTACAACCTGAACGGGCACATCCGCTGGATCTCTGCCCAGATGAACCGTGTCCGCAACGGTGAGCTCTACCGCTACATTTGCGACACCCAGGGTGCTTTCGTGCAG CCTGCTTTCTATGAGGCTTTCGGTCTGACTGTGGTTGAGGCCATGACCTGCGGTCTGCCCACATTCGCTACCGCCTACGGTGGTCCAGCTGAGATCATCGTGCACGGCGTGTCCGGCTACCACATTGACCCGTACCAGGGCGACAAGGCCTCGGCGCTGCTTGTGGACTTCTTTGAGAAGTGCAAGGAGGACTCCAGCCACTGGAGCAAGATCTCGCAGGGTGGGCTCCAGCGTATCGAGGAGAA ATACACCTGGAAGCTCTACTCGGAGAGGCTGATGACCCTGACCGGCGTGTACGGGTTCTGGAAGTACGTGTCTAACCTGGAGAGGCGCGAGACCCGGCGGTACCTGGAGATGCTGTACGCGCTCAAGTACCGCACCATGGCCAGCACGGTGCCGTTGGCCGTGGAGGGAGAGCCCTCCAGCAAGTga